A single region of the Vespula pensylvanica isolate Volc-1 chromosome 8, ASM1446617v1, whole genome shotgun sequence genome encodes:
- the LOC122631254 gene encoding nuclear inhibitor of protein phosphatase 1 isoform X1, with protein MANHYEVPNWAGKPPVGLHLDVLKNDKLIQKLMVDEKRCYLFGRNQQLNDFCIDHASCSRVHAALVYHKHLHRAFLVDLGSTHGTFIGNMRLEAHKPTQLPIDSTFHFGASTRYYIIRERPQTGTRPIIEELEKLSEDADTGGLLGLPETETELDNLTEFNTAHNRRISMLGITDDEMHKSTRKRKKKGITFNDDEEVINPEDVDPSVGRFRNLVQTTVVPSKRMRMEGGLISLSEDHHPLKHLQPTSTTPQLYHDLPPEQFTPSSLSINPFSTALTSLTSRLGIALPNPAPEVEMTPNLVQPEVPQVPEISGPTEPRAMEPKKKKYAKEAWPGKKPIPSLLV; from the exons ATGGCAAATCATTATGAAGTTCCAAACTG GGCTGGTAAGCCTCCAGTTGGTTTACATTTGGATgtattgaaaaatgataaattaatacag aaattaatggTGGACGAGAAAAGATGTTACTTGTTTGGTCGTAATCAacaattaaatgatttttgtaTCGATCATGCTTCCTGTTCTCGAGTTCATGCTGCACTTGTATATCACAAACATCTTCACAGAGCATTTTTAGTAGATTTGGGGAGTA CACATGGAACATTTATTGGTAATATGCGCTTAGAAGCACACAAACCAACGCAACTTCCTATTGATAGTACATTTCATTTTGGAGCATCTAcgcgatattatattatcaggGAACGACCACAAACTGGTACAAGACCTATTAttgaagaattagaaaaacttTCAGAAGATGCTGATACTGGTGGCTTATTAGGTTTAcctgaaacagaaacagaACTTGAT aatttaaCAGAATTCAATACAGCACATAATCGACGCATATCCATGCTTGGTATCACAGATGATGAAATGCATAAAAGTACtagaaaacggaagaaaaaaggtataACATttaatgatgatgaagaagttATTAATCCTGAAGATGTAGATCCATCTGTAGGTAGATTTCGTAATCTTGTACAAACAACTGTAGTTCCAAGCAAG cGAATGCGTATGGAAGGTggattaatatcattatctgAAGATCACCACCCTTTAAAACATTTACAACCTACGTCAACCACACCACAGCTTTATCATGATCTTCCACCAGAACAATTTACACCTTCTTCATTATCAATAAATCCTTTTTCTACAGCTTTAACATCATTAACTTCTAGACTTGGTATTGCTTTACCAAATCCTGCACCGGAAGTAGAAATGACTCCAAATCTTGTACAACCTGAGGTACCACAAGTACCAGAAATTTCAGGTCCCACAGAACCACGTGCAATGGagcctaaaaagaaaaagtatgccAAGGAAGCTTGGCCTGGGAAAAAACCTATACCATCACTCTTggtataa
- the LOC122631254 gene encoding nuclear inhibitor of protein phosphatase 1 isoform X2 translates to MKFQTGYVFRAGKPPVGLHLDVLKNDKLIQKLMVDEKRCYLFGRNQQLNDFCIDHASCSRVHAALVYHKHLHRAFLVDLGSTHGTFIGNMRLEAHKPTQLPIDSTFHFGASTRYYIIRERPQTGTRPIIEELEKLSEDADTGGLLGLPETETELDNLTEFNTAHNRRISMLGITDDEMHKSTRKRKKKGITFNDDEEVINPEDVDPSVGRFRNLVQTTVVPSKRMRMEGGLISLSEDHHPLKHLQPTSTTPQLYHDLPPEQFTPSSLSINPFSTALTSLTSRLGIALPNPAPEVEMTPNLVQPEVPQVPEISGPTEPRAMEPKKKKYAKEAWPGKKPIPSLLV, encoded by the exons ATGAAGTTCCAAACTG GTTATGTTTTCAGGGCTGGTAAGCCTCCAGTTGGTTTACATTTGGATgtattgaaaaatgataaattaatacag aaattaatggTGGACGAGAAAAGATGTTACTTGTTTGGTCGTAATCAacaattaaatgatttttgtaTCGATCATGCTTCCTGTTCTCGAGTTCATGCTGCACTTGTATATCACAAACATCTTCACAGAGCATTTTTAGTAGATTTGGGGAGTA CACATGGAACATTTATTGGTAATATGCGCTTAGAAGCACACAAACCAACGCAACTTCCTATTGATAGTACATTTCATTTTGGAGCATCTAcgcgatattatattatcaggGAACGACCACAAACTGGTACAAGACCTATTAttgaagaattagaaaaacttTCAGAAGATGCTGATACTGGTGGCTTATTAGGTTTAcctgaaacagaaacagaACTTGAT aatttaaCAGAATTCAATACAGCACATAATCGACGCATATCCATGCTTGGTATCACAGATGATGAAATGCATAAAAGTACtagaaaacggaagaaaaaaggtataACATttaatgatgatgaagaagttATTAATCCTGAAGATGTAGATCCATCTGTAGGTAGATTTCGTAATCTTGTACAAACAACTGTAGTTCCAAGCAAG cGAATGCGTATGGAAGGTggattaatatcattatctgAAGATCACCACCCTTTAAAACATTTACAACCTACGTCAACCACACCACAGCTTTATCATGATCTTCCACCAGAACAATTTACACCTTCTTCATTATCAATAAATCCTTTTTCTACAGCTTTAACATCATTAACTTCTAGACTTGGTATTGCTTTACCAAATCCTGCACCGGAAGTAGAAATGACTCCAAATCTTGTACAACCTGAGGTACCACAAGTACCAGAAATTTCAGGTCCCACAGAACCACGTGCAATGGagcctaaaaagaaaaagtatgccAAGGAAGCTTGGCCTGGGAAAAAACCTATACCATCACTCTTggtataa